Proteins encoded within one genomic window of Brachybacterium muris:
- the mtnN gene encoding 5'-methylthioadenosine/S-adenosylhomocysteine nucleosidase: MTTPSPAPLLVLVAMPEEAAPLEARLQGAEQLATPFSPFVTEAGMREVRAVRGTLAGRPTVVVTSGIGIAAASTAATWAILEHRPAGVVAAGSCGGLAADVEVGTLIVGDAFTWSIADATAFGYEPGQVPGSPARFEADKSWADAAEQAALGSVDGATAVRRGLMLSGDAFVTAPLAQPMRERFPGALSADMETTATARTAASLGVPFVALRAVSDLCGPAADQQFHLELDLVAEISARVVEQFAVQLPAAA, encoded by the coding sequence ATGACGACGCCCTCCCCCGCCCCGCTCCTGGTCCTGGTCGCTATGCCGGAGGAGGCGGCCCCGCTCGAGGCCCGCCTGCAGGGCGCCGAGCAGCTCGCGACCCCCTTCAGCCCTTTCGTCACCGAGGCCGGGATGCGCGAGGTACGGGCGGTGCGCGGCACCCTCGCAGGCCGACCCACCGTGGTCGTCACCAGCGGGATCGGGATCGCTGCGGCGAGCACCGCCGCCACCTGGGCAATCCTCGAGCACCGTCCCGCCGGCGTGGTCGCAGCCGGCTCCTGCGGCGGTCTCGCTGCCGACGTGGAGGTGGGGACCCTAATCGTGGGCGATGCCTTCACCTGGTCCATCGCCGACGCCACCGCCTTCGGCTACGAGCCCGGCCAGGTGCCCGGTTCCCCCGCCCGTTTCGAGGCCGACAAGAGCTGGGCCGACGCCGCCGAGCAAGCCGCCCTCGGCTCGGTCGACGGCGCCACTGCGGTGCGCCGTGGGCTGATGCTCTCCGGTGATGCGTTCGTGACCGCCCCCCTGGCCCAGCCGATGCGGGAGCGGTTCCCCGGCGCACTCAGCGCCGACATGGAAACCACCGCCACCGCACGCACCGCTGCCTCGCTCGGGGTGCCCTTCGTGGCGCTGCGCGCGGTCTCGGACCTGTGCGGTCCCGCTGCCGATCAGCAGTTCCACCTCGAACTGGACCTGGTGGCGGAGATCTCCGCCCGCGTTGTCGAGCAGTTCGCCGTGCAACTGCCTGCGGCAGCGTGA
- a CDS encoding alpha/beta hydrolase fold domain-containing protein: MGRIRDAVVVGARTVRRVPIPSAVTNHALREARRALPPGAVQKRHAVDVEMIGRTRCVWLDAHRRDRGLIVHLHGGAYVSGPFPSDWTWLSKQADGLDCAALMVDYRTAPDHTHPVAREDSEGVLHALAADGRLTAGPWVLSGQHAGGGLAFAIARRLREQDEIPAPAALITMSPWLDLELANAGITETDQVDPVHERRMLREAARAYAGRTPLDDPDLSPINASLEGLPPVHLSVGTRDLFLSDVRVAKLQLEENGLSVTYREINGRLGLQLVQRRGEDLERLHREQGELIARALTPPRS, translated from the coding sequence ATGGGACGCATCCGAGACGCCGTGGTGGTGGGAGCCCGCACCGTGCGCCGGGTGCCGATCCCCTCGGCCGTGACCAACCATGCGCTGCGCGAGGCACGCCGGGCACTGCCGCCCGGCGCAGTGCAGAAGCGCCACGCGGTGGACGTGGAGATGATCGGCCGCACCCGCTGCGTGTGGCTGGACGCCCACCGCCGTGACCGTGGCCTGATCGTGCACCTGCACGGCGGCGCGTACGTGTCCGGCCCGTTCCCCAGTGACTGGACCTGGCTGTCCAAGCAGGCCGACGGCCTGGACTGCGCCGCTCTGATGGTGGACTACCGCACCGCCCCGGACCACACCCACCCCGTCGCCCGCGAGGACTCCGAGGGCGTCCTGCACGCCCTCGCCGCCGACGGGCGCCTCACCGCCGGCCCATGGGTGCTCAGCGGTCAGCACGCCGGTGGCGGACTGGCCTTCGCCATCGCCCGGCGCCTGCGCGAGCAGGACGAGATCCCCGCGCCTGCGGCACTGATCACCATGTCACCGTGGCTGGACCTGGAGCTGGCCAACGCCGGCATCACCGAGACCGATCAGGTGGACCCGGTGCACGAGCGGCGGATGCTGCGCGAAGCGGCCCGCGCCTACGCCGGCCGCACGCCTCTGGATGATCCTGACCTCTCCCCGATCAACGCGAGCCTGGAGGGCCTGCCTCCCGTGCACCTGAGCGTGGGCACGCGGGACCTGTTCCTCTCCGACGTGCGCGTGGCCAAGCTGCAGCTGGAGGAGAACGGTCTGTCGGTGACCTACCGGGAGATCAACGGCCGTCTGGGCCTGCAGCTGGTGCAGCGCCGCGGCGAGGACCTCGAGCGCCTGCACCGCGAGCAGGGCGAGCTGATCGCCCGCGCGCTGACCCCGCCCCGCAGCTGA
- a CDS encoding lysoplasmalogenase family protein, translating to MPPRRVPQFVLWGIYALVVLVHLGSLLAGGGMVQRVTQPMFALLLMAIILVSAPLRNRTVALIIAGLFFAWLGDTLPPFLPDALRPGAVVMFLMALVLYCVALAPLWARNRDPLRLALAIPYAGVVIGLFVACADGAGEMMPLVALYAIVLAAMAFLSSGGNGLTWMGGTLFLLSSSLLAMDWFLPGAAILLSTVWVMLTYALGQAFLVAGILRMVPSRECEVPALGAELVIVEG from the coding sequence GTGCCCCCGAGACGCGTCCCCCAGTTCGTGCTGTGGGGGATCTATGCCCTGGTGGTCCTGGTCCATCTGGGATCCCTGCTCGCAGGCGGGGGGATGGTCCAGCGCGTCACCCAGCCGATGTTCGCGCTGCTGCTGATGGCGATCATCCTGGTCTCGGCCCCGCTGCGGAACCGCACCGTCGCACTGATCATCGCGGGGCTGTTCTTCGCGTGGCTCGGTGACACGCTGCCACCGTTCCTCCCCGACGCTCTGCGGCCGGGTGCCGTGGTGATGTTCCTGATGGCCCTGGTGCTGTACTGCGTGGCCCTGGCACCGCTCTGGGCGCGCAACCGCGATCCCCTGCGCCTGGCGCTGGCGATCCCCTACGCCGGTGTGGTGATCGGCCTGTTCGTGGCCTGCGCCGACGGCGCCGGCGAGATGATGCCGCTGGTGGCGCTGTACGCGATCGTGCTGGCGGCGATGGCGTTCCTTTCCTCCGGCGGCAACGGCCTCACCTGGATGGGTGGGACGCTGTTCCTGCTGTCCAGCTCACTGCTGGCGATGGATTGGTTCCTACCCGGGGCCGCGATCCTGCTGAGCACCGTGTGGGTGATGCTCACCTACGCGCTGGGGCAGGCGTTTCTGGTCGCCGGGATCCTGCGGATGGTCCCCTCCCGCGAGTGCGAGGTGCCCGCGCTCGGCGCGGAGCTCGTCATCGTCGAGGGGTGA
- the argS gene encoding arginine--tRNA ligase, with protein MPAPEIVLTQRFQSAFTSAFGAEYAEADPLIRPSQFADFQCNAAMGLAKRLGKKPRDIAAEIVEAVQLDDVAEPLEIAGPGFLNIRLRTDWIAAQAAELAQDSRLGTPEQTPRTVVLDYSAPNVAKEMHVGHLRTTVVGDALARTLESLGHTVIRQNHIGDWGTPFGMLIEHLLEVGEDSEEAGLLLTDPNAFYQAARQKFDATDGDQGAGEDSFAARARRRVATLQSGDAQSLEIWQRLVGLSKQYFHRIYDELDVTLTDADLAGESTYNDLLEAVCRDLEEAGIARISDGALCVFPEGFTGRDEQPLPLIIRKSDGGYGYATTDLAAIRHRVQTLGADRIGYVVGTAQELHFKMIFQTAREAGWLPETVEATHVKIGSVLGEDGKILRTRSGSSLRLMALLEEAVAKARGVIDELRPDLPEDQRASIAHDIGIGGVKYADLSTAHDSDYVFDLDRMLALTGNTAPYLQYAVARIRSIGRRAAEQGVDATGVTPHVVNDAERALALQLLEFGPTLAQVGASYEPHRLCAYLFATAQAFTSFYEASPILKEEDPQVRVGRLALTQLTERVLVDGLAALGVNAPQQM; from the coding sequence ATGCCTGCTCCCGAGATCGTGCTGACCCAGCGCTTCCAGTCCGCCTTCACCTCCGCCTTCGGAGCCGAGTACGCCGAGGCCGACCCGCTGATCCGCCCCTCCCAGTTCGCCGACTTCCAGTGCAACGCTGCGATGGGCCTGGCCAAGCGACTGGGCAAGAAGCCGCGCGACATCGCCGCCGAGATCGTGGAGGCCGTGCAGCTGGACGACGTGGCCGAGCCGTTGGAGATCGCCGGCCCCGGTTTCCTGAACATCCGCCTGCGCACCGACTGGATCGCCGCGCAGGCCGCCGAGCTGGCGCAGGACTCCCGCCTGGGCACACCCGAGCAGACCCCCCGCACCGTGGTGCTGGACTACTCCGCCCCCAACGTGGCCAAGGAGATGCACGTGGGGCACCTGCGCACCACCGTGGTGGGCGATGCCCTGGCCCGCACCCTGGAGTCGCTGGGCCACACCGTGATCCGCCAGAACCACATCGGCGACTGGGGCACCCCGTTCGGGATGCTGATCGAGCACCTGCTGGAGGTGGGCGAGGACTCGGAGGAGGCCGGCCTGCTGCTGACCGACCCCAATGCCTTCTACCAGGCGGCACGCCAGAAGTTCGATGCCACCGACGGCGATCAGGGCGCCGGCGAGGACTCCTTCGCCGCCCGGGCCCGCCGCCGTGTGGCGACCCTGCAGTCCGGTGATGCGCAGTCCCTGGAGATCTGGCAGCGCCTGGTGGGACTGTCCAAGCAGTACTTCCACCGCATCTACGACGAGCTGGACGTGACCCTCACCGACGCGGACCTCGCCGGGGAGTCCACCTACAACGACCTGCTGGAGGCGGTGTGCCGCGACCTCGAGGAGGCCGGCATCGCCCGCATCTCCGACGGGGCTCTGTGCGTGTTCCCCGAGGGCTTCACGGGGCGTGACGAGCAGCCGCTGCCACTGATCATCCGCAAGTCCGACGGCGGCTACGGCTACGCCACCACCGATCTGGCCGCGATCCGCCACCGGGTGCAGACCCTGGGAGCCGACCGTATCGGGTACGTGGTGGGCACCGCCCAGGAGCTGCACTTCAAGATGATCTTCCAGACCGCACGCGAGGCGGGCTGGCTGCCGGAGACCGTTGAGGCCACCCACGTGAAGATCGGCTCCGTGCTCGGCGAGGACGGAAAGATCCTGCGCACCCGCTCCGGCTCCTCCCTGCGCCTGATGGCGCTGCTGGAAGAAGCGGTGGCCAAGGCCCGCGGCGTGATCGACGAGCTGCGCCCGGACCTGCCCGAGGACCAGCGCGCCTCGATCGCCCACGACATCGGCATCGGCGGCGTGAAGTACGCGGACCTCTCCACCGCGCACGACTCGGACTACGTGTTCGACCTGGACCGGATGCTGGCGCTGACCGGCAACACCGCCCCGTACCTGCAGTACGCGGTGGCGCGGATCCGTTCGATCGGCCGTCGAGCCGCCGAGCAGGGCGTCGATGCCACCGGTGTCACCCCGCACGTGGTCAACGACGCCGAGCGCGCCCTGGCGCTGCAGCTGCTCGAGTTCGGTCCCACGCTCGCGCAGGTGGGGGCCAGCTACGAGCCGCACCGCCTGTGCGCGTACCTGTTCGCCACCGCACAGGCCTTCACCTCGTTCTACGAGGCCTCCCCCATCCTCAAGGAGGAGGACCCGCAGGTCCGGGTGGGGCGCCTGGCGCTGACCCAGCTCACCGAGCGGGTGCTGGTCGATGGTCTCGCAGCCCTCGGAGTGAACGCCCCGCAGCAGATGTGA
- a CDS encoding YccF domain-containing protein: MRFFITLVLNLIWLFTAGIPLFLGYLLAGVIACIFIVTIPFGVASFRLAGFVLWPFGREVIVTGRGGALSGVGNVVWFLVAGLWLAIGHVVTAVAQAVTIIGIPLAWANIKLIPVTCFPFGKEVVDSSSQRAKMFPTAG; the protein is encoded by the coding sequence ATGCGCTTCTTCATCACCCTGGTCCTCAACCTCATCTGGCTGTTCACCGCCGGCATCCCCCTGTTCCTGGGGTACCTGCTGGCAGGCGTGATCGCCTGCATCTTCATCGTCACCATCCCCTTCGGTGTGGCCTCCTTCCGCCTCGCGGGCTTCGTGCTGTGGCCCTTCGGTCGCGAGGTGATCGTCACCGGTCGCGGTGGCGCCCTCAGCGGCGTGGGCAACGTGGTGTGGTTCCTCGTGGCCGGGCTGTGGCTGGCCATCGGCCACGTCGTCACCGCCGTCGCCCAGGCCGTCACCATCATCGGGATCCCGCTGGCGTGGGCGAACATCAAGCTGATCCCGGTGACCTGTTTCCCCTTCGGCAAGGAGGTCGTGGACTCCAGCTCGCAGCGCGCGAAGATGTTCCCCACCGCCGGCTGA
- a CDS encoding uracil-xanthine permease family protein, whose product MPLWTLHGNGRTVAPAAIVKPEERLAWPVTIGIGAQHVIAMFGATFLVPLLTGFPPSTTLLFSGIGTLMFLLITRNRVPSYLGSSFAFIAPIVASTEADSMGAALGGVMVTGILLALLGLLVARIGTAWIGRLMPPVVMGSIVALIGFNLAPTAYGNFKESAVTATITLFAVVLCTALFKGLLGRVSVLVGVLIGYLVAVLRGEVDFTPVAEASWLGLPEFHHPEFNLALLPMFLPVILVLLAENVGHVTSVGLMTGRNLDHMVGRTLFADGAATALSAGFGGSPTTTYGENIGVMSATRVYSTAAYWVAGIVAIGLSLSPKVGAAIFTIPPGVLGGVTFVLYGLIGIIGVRMWVDGKVDFSKPKNQFTAGVALVVGIANVTWEIEGIQLTGIALGTLAALGIYHLMDSLGHLTGTDTEPGGPHAR is encoded by the coding sequence ATGCCGCTCTGGACCCTGCACGGCAACGGCCGCACCGTCGCCCCCGCCGCCATCGTCAAGCCCGAGGAGCGCCTGGCCTGGCCGGTGACCATCGGCATCGGCGCCCAGCACGTGATCGCCATGTTCGGTGCCACCTTCCTGGTGCCCCTGCTCACCGGGTTCCCGCCCTCGACCACCCTGCTGTTCAGCGGCATCGGCACGCTGATGTTCCTGCTGATCACCCGCAACCGGGTGCCCAGCTACCTGGGCTCCTCCTTCGCGTTCATCGCGCCGATCGTGGCCTCCACCGAGGCCGATTCCATGGGCGCGGCCCTGGGCGGGGTGATGGTCACCGGCATCCTGCTGGCGCTGCTGGGTCTGCTGGTGGCCCGCATCGGCACCGCCTGGATCGGCCGCCTGATGCCACCGGTGGTGATGGGCTCGATCGTGGCGCTGATCGGCTTCAACCTGGCCCCCACCGCGTACGGGAACTTCAAGGAATCCGCCGTCACCGCCACCATCACCCTGTTCGCGGTGGTGCTGTGCACCGCCCTGTTCAAGGGGCTGCTGGGCCGTGTCTCGGTGTTGGTGGGCGTCCTGATCGGCTACCTGGTGGCCGTGCTGCGCGGAGAGGTCGACTTCACGCCGGTGGCGGAGGCCTCCTGGCTGGGCCTGCCCGAGTTCCACCACCCCGAGTTCAACCTCGCGCTGCTGCCGATGTTCCTGCCGGTGATCCTGGTGCTGCTGGCCGAGAACGTGGGTCATGTGACCAGCGTGGGCCTGATGACCGGTCGTAACCTCGACCACATGGTGGGCCGCACCCTGTTCGCCGACGGCGCTGCCACCGCGCTGTCCGCTGGGTTCGGCGGCTCACCCACCACCACCTACGGCGAGAACATCGGCGTCATGAGCGCCACCCGCGTGTACTCCACCGCCGCCTACTGGGTGGCCGGGATCGTCGCGATCGGCCTGTCCCTGTCCCCGAAGGTGGGCGCGGCGATCTTCACCATCCCGCCCGGTGTGCTGGGCGGCGTCACCTTCGTGCTGTACGGCCTGATCGGCATCATCGGCGTGCGCATGTGGGTGGACGGCAAGGTCGACTTCTCCAAGCCGAAGAACCAGTTCACCGCGGGCGTGGCCCTGGTGGTGGGCATCGCCAACGTGACCTGGGAGATCGAGGGCATCCAGCTCACCGGTATCGCGCTGGGCACCCTGGCGGCACTGGGGATCTACCATCTGATGGACAGCCTGGGCCATCTGACCGGCACCGACACCGAGCCGGGCGGCCCGCACGCGCGGTGA